From a region of the Solanum stenotomum isolate F172 chromosome 2, ASM1918654v1, whole genome shotgun sequence genome:
- the LOC125857164 gene encoding MFP1 attachment factor 1: MAEIDSAQSQETVSQETQNKPMTTSFSIWPPTQRTRDAVINRLIESLSTPSILSKRYGTLPQDEASETARLIEEEAFAAAGSTATDADDGIEILQVYSKEISKRMIDTVKSRSAPAAASESESKPSELPADASEPSSASGLTGDVSSVETEP, encoded by the coding sequence aTGGCGGAAATCGATTCAGCTCAGTCCCAGGAGACCGTCTCACAGGAGACTCAGAACAAGCCGATGACCACTTCCTTCAGCATTTGGCCACCAACTCAGCGCACTCGTGACGCCGTCATCAACCGCCTCATCGAGTCTCTGTCAACACCTTCCATACTCTCAAAGCGTTATGGAACTCTCCCTCAAGACGAGGCTTCTGAAACTGCAAGGCTGATTGAAGAGGAGGCATTTGCTGCTGCTGGATCCACTGCTACCGATGCTGATGACGGCATTGAGATACTTCAGGTTTACTCAAAGGAGATTAGCAAGCGCATGATTGACACTGTTAAGTCCAGATCTGCTCCTGCTGCTGCTTCGGAGAGTGAGAGTAAGCCGTCGGAGTTGCCGGCTGATGCTTCGGAGCCCTCCTCTGCTTCTGGTCTCACTGGGGATGTCTCATCCGTTGAAACCGAGCCTTGA
- the LOC125857139 gene encoding cytochrome P450 81C13-like: MENQYNYYLTIFLVLIFPIFYKYFFNSRRNNLPPSPLAFPIIGHLYLLKNKPLSTLTSLSAKYGPVLYLRYGSMPVLIVSSPSAVEECFTKNDIIFANRPRTMAGDWLTFNYTAYIWAPYGQLWKILRRLTVMELLSSNSLQKTSNVRDQEVVNFTRSLFKFCNGRSRNVDLTNWFCTFSFNLMNKIVAGRHLVSEEDAGMGKGIAMIERLKGIFIVDLPVLNMCDFLPLLRWIGYKGMEKKMSLVHNQRNEFLNNLLEEFRQEKVSVGNREKQNTLIGTLLSLQESEPEFYTEDVIKSIMLVIFIAGTDTSSTSLQWAMRLLLAHPEALHKLRAEIDSQVGNEHLLNESDLTKLPYLHSVINETLRLYPPVPLLLPHYSSEDCTVGGYNVPKHTILLVNIWAIQRDPQVWKEPNEFKPERFEAMEGEKEGFNYKLIPFGMGRRSCPGATMGTRAISLALGALIQCFDWQSAGEENLELSYNSRINIQKIKSLEAICTPRSNFVQLLSQL; encoded by the exons ATGGAGAACCAATATAACTACTATCTTACAATCTTTCTTGTTctaatttttccaattttttacaaatatttctTCAATTCTAGAAGAAATAATCTACCACCTAGTCCACTTGCATTTCCAATTATAGGCCATCTTTACCTTTTGAAAAACAAACCATTGTCGACACTAACCTCATTATCAGCAAAATATGGTCCTGTTTTGTATCTTAGGTATGGCTCTATGCCTGTACTTATTGTCTCGTCGCCATCTGCAGTCGAAGAATGTTTCACCAAAAATGATATCATTTTTGCAAATCGACCACGTACCATGGCAG GAGACTGGTTGACATTCAACTATACGGCCTATATTTGGGCTCCTTATGGACAATTATGGAAAATTCTTCGAAGGTTGACAGTTATGGAGCTTTTATCATCAAACAGCCTACAAAAAACGTCCAATGTCCGGGATCAAGAAGTTGTTAACTTTACGCGttcattattcaaattttgTAATGGTAGAAGCAGAAATGTGGATTTGACAAACTGGTTTTGTACTTTTAGTTTCAACCTTATGAACAAAATTGTCGCGGGGAGACATTTAGTGAGTGAGGAAGACGCTGGTATGGGAAAGGGGATAGCGATGATCGAAAGACTAAAGGGGATTTTCATTGTAGATTTACCAGTGTTGAATATGTGTGACTTCTTGCCACTTTTGAGGTGGATTGGTTATAAGGGGAtggaaaagaaaatgagtttagtGCATAATCAGAGAAATGAATTCTTGAACAATTTGCTAGAGGAATTTAGACAGGAGAAAGTTAGTgttggaaacagggagaaacaGAACACATTGATTGGAACTCTGTTGTCTCTTCAAGAATCTGAGCCTGAATTCTACACAGAAGATGTAATCAAAAGTATTATGCTG GTCATATTTATTGCTGGAACAGATACCTCGTCAACATCCCTCCAATGGGCGATGCGACTTCTTTTAGCTCATCCTGAGGCATTGCATAAGCTGAGGGCTGAGATTGATAGCCAAGTAGGGAACGAGCATTTGCTAAACGAATCTGATCTCACTAAACTTCCTTATTTGCATAGTGTTATCAATGAGACGCTAAGATTATATCCTCCAGTACCACTTCTATTGCCTCACTACTCATCAGAGGATTGTACTGTTGGTGGCtacaatgtaccaaaacatacGATCCTACTGGTTAACATTTGGGCCATTCAAAGGGATCCCCAAGTATGGAAGGAGCCTAACGAGTTCAAACCAGAGAGGTTTGAGGCAATGGAAGGGGAAAAAGAAGGATTTAACTATAAACTTATACCATTTGGAATGGGGAGAAGATCATGTCCTGGAGCTACTATGGGCACGCGCGCTATTTCATTGGCGCTTGGTGCACTTATTCAATGCTTTGATTGGCAAAGTGCAGGAGAGGAAAATTTGGAGTTAAGCTACAATTCAAGAATCAACATTCAGAAAATTAAGTCCTTGGAGGCTATTTGCACTCCGCGTTCCAACTTCGTGCAGCTTCTCTCCCAGCTTTGA
- the LOC125854720 gene encoding cytochrome P450 81Q32-like, translated as MEIGFTFSTILLIFSIFFILKLQNARKKNLPPSPPFLPIIGHLHLLKSPIHQTFKSLSSKYGPIIYLHFGTSQVIVVSSASIAEQCFTKNDIIFANRPKSLASKHLGYNHTTIGFSPYGDHWRNLRRISNIQIFSTFTLNNSSSIRTEEVQFVAKKLTLDYKGGITHKVKLKILFEKLVYDVLTKMVAGKRWAEPSTDDLFGPTMIMNICDYIPVLKWVGFQGLEKNLVELKIRRDKFLQGLIDECRKSRADKKTIIHTLLSLQRDQPECYTDDIIKGVIMVMFTAGTHTSAVTMEWAMSLLLNHPEVMKKARLEIDNLIGETRPLEEPDILKLPYLRCIINETLRLFPAGPLLVPHFSTQDCTIEGYHIPKGTILFVNIWEIQRDSKIWEEANEFKPERFVGGIEGCKFIPFGMGRRACPGSGLAMRLIGLVLGLFIQCFEWERIGDELVGLDESCGLMLSKLEPLEALYRPRESMVTLLSQL; from the exons ATGGAGATTGGCTTCACATTCTCAACTATACTCTTGATTTTCTCCATcttttttatcctaaaattgCAAAATGCAAGAAAGAAAAATCTTCCTCCAAGTCCACCATTTTTACCAATTATTGGACACCTCCATCTCCTCAAATCTCCAATTCACCAAACCTTCAAATCACTTTCTAGCAAATATGGCCCTATTATATACCTACATTTTGGTACATCTCAAGTGATAGTAGTCTCCTCCGCCTCAATCGCAGAGCAATGCTTCACGAAAAATGACATTATTTTCGCGAATCGACCAAAATCTCTAGCTAGTAAACACCTTGGCTATAACCACACAACAATTGGATTCTCACCTTATGGTGACCATTGGCGTAATCTTCGCCGCATTTCTAATATCCAAATATTTTCCACTTTTACCCTCAACAATTCCTCTTCCATCCGCACTGAAGAAGTCCAATTCGTGGCTAAAAAATTAACCTTAGACTACAAAGGAGGAATTACTCACAAAGTGAAACTGAAAATTCTATTTGAGAAATTAGTGTACGATGTGTTAACGAAAATGGTTGCAGGTAAACGTTGGGCCGAGCCATCGACTGATGACTTGTTCGGCCCAACTATGATTATGAATATTTGTGATTATATTCCAGTACTTAAATGGGTTGGATTTCAAGGATTGGAGAAGAATTTGGTGGAGTTGAAGATAAGAAGAGATAAATTTCTTCAGGGCTTAATCGATGAATGTCGAAAGAGCAGAGCTgataagaaaacaataattcaTACGTTGTTGTCTTTGCAGAGAGACCAGCCAGAATGTTACACAGATGATATTATTAAGGGTGTCATAATG gtAATGTTCACTGCTGGAACACATACATCAGCTGTAACAATGGAATGGGCAATGTCACTGTTACTAAATCATCCAGAGGTAATGAAAAAGGCTAGACTCGAAATCGACAACCTCATCGGAGAAACACGTCCATTAGAGGAACCAGACATCCTTAAATTACCATATTTGCGTTGCATAATCAATGAAACATTAAGGTTATTTCCTGCTGGACCACTTTTAGTCCCACATTTTTCAACGCAAGATTGTACTATTGAAGGTTACCATATTCCTAAAGGTACAATATTGTTTGTAAATATTTGGGAAATTCAAAGGGATAGTAAAATTTGGGAAGAGGCAAATGAGTTTAAGCCAGAGAGATTTGTAGGGGGAATTGAAGGGTGTAAATTTATACCATTTGGTATGGGGAGAAGGGCTTGTCCTGGTTCTGGGCTTGCTATGAGGttgattggtttggttttgggcTTATTTATTCAGTGTTTTGAGTGGGAAAGAATTGGAGATGAATTGGTGGGTTTAGATGAAAGTTGTGGGCTTATGTTAAGTAAACTTGAGCCTTTGGAGGCATTGTATAGGCCTAGAGAGTCCATGGTTACACTCCTTTCTCAACTTTGA
- the LOC125857143 gene encoding uncharacterized acetyltransferase At3g50280-like: MASSPTVQYVSDCFIKPLYDSEESKKPVYLSSWDLAMLSFQYIQKGLLFTKPSSFQLDPLLQKLKESLSITLVHFYLLAGRFKTLKQENPPLYTVFIDCVNSPGARFVHANLDLTVTDILSPKDVPLVVQSFFDHDRAINHDGHDLSLLTIQLTELIDGVFIGCSVNHAVADGSSFWHFFNSFSEVFKANNGQKQSIPISKSPNFNHWFPEGHSPIINLPYTHHDQFTSRHEAPNMRERFFHFSAESLKKLKAKANQEFNSNTNKISSLQALSAHMWRCITRVRKFPSDQMTSCGMLVNNRARLDPPLPENYFGNCIQTVRRNASVGTLLENNLGWAAWELHQAVVNHKNKEIREWVEKLECGVVYQLGSFCDPCSIVIGSSPRFDMYGNEFGFGKGVALRSGYAHKFDGKVSLYEGIEGDGSMDLEVCLLPDFMASLETDKEFMDSLLS; encoded by the coding sequence ATGGCATCTTCACCTACTGTTCAATACGTTTCAGATTGTTTCATCAAGCCACTTTACGATTCAGAAGAGTCAAAAAAGCCTGTTTATCTATCATCATGGGATCTAGCCATGCTTTCATTTCAATATATCCAAAAAGGTCTCCTTTTCACCAAGCCATCATCTTTTCAACTTGATCCTCTATTGCAAAAGCTTAAAGAATCACTCTCAATCACCCTTGTCCATTTTTACCTATTAGCTGGTCGTTTCAAAAcacttaaacaagaaaatccCCCTCTTTACACCGTCTTTATCGACTGTGTTAATAGCCCTGGTGCAAGATTTGTCCATGCTAATCTTGATTTAACTGTTACTGATATACTTTCACCAAAGGATGTGCCTTTAGTTGTCCAATCGTTTTTCGATCATGATAGAGCTATTAACCATGATGGACATGATTTATCTTTGTTAACTATTCAATTAACAGAATTAATTGATGGGGTTTTCATTGGTTGCTCAGTTAACCATGCAGTAGCTGATGGTTCTTCTTTCTGGCATTTCTTTAACTCTTTCTCAGAAGTTTTCAAAGCCAATAATGGGCAAAAACAGAGCATTCCCATTTCTAAATCGCCGAATTTTAACCATTGGTTCCCAGAAGGACATAGTCCAATTATTAATCTTCCTTATACTCACCATGATCAATTCACTAGTAGACATGAAGCCCCAAATATGAGAGAAAGATTTTTCCATTTCTCAGCAGAGTCTTTAAAGAAACTCAAAGCAAAAGCCAATCAAGAATTTAACAGTAACACCAACAAGATTTCATCTTTACAAGCTTTGTCAGCTCATATGTGGAGGTGCATAACAAGGGTTCGGAAATTCCCATCTGATCAAATGACAAGTTGCGGGATGTTAGTTAATAACAGAGCAAGATTGGATCCTCCATTACCAGAAAACTATTTTGGGAATTGCATACAAACTGTTCGAAGGAATGCCTCAGTGGgaacacttcttgaaaataacCTTGGTTGGGCAGCTTGGGAATTGCATCAAGCTGTGGTGAATCATAAGAATAAAGAAATTCGTGAATGGGTTGAAAAATTGGAATGTGGTGTGGTTTATCAGTTGGGGAGCTTCTGTGATCCTTGTAGTATCGTGATTGGGAGTTCACCACGATTTGATATGTATGGGAATGAATTTGGATTTGGAAAAGGAGTGGCACTTAGAAGTGGATATGCACATAAGTTTGATGGGAAAGTTAGTTTGTATGAAGGAATTGAAGGTGATGGTAGCATGGATTTGGAGGTGTGCCTTTTACCTGACTTCATGGCTTCTCTTGAAACTGATAAGGAGTTCATGGATAGtttattaagttaa